From the genome of Sphingobacterium sp. UGAL515B_05:
GGATTTTAAACGACTAAATTATGAAACTTACACATCTTAAATATTTATTCATTTCTTCTACGCTGCTACTCAGCAGTTGTAACAAATATCTGGATCAGCAACCAGATATGCGCGCCGAGATCAATACGGTAGATAAAGTCAAACGACTTATTACGTCAGCTTACCCTTTTGGTAATTATCTTGCAATGGCCGAAACCTATTCAGATAATGTGGAAGATAAAGGCGTAGGTGGACTATATCAGCCAGTTCCTTCCCTATATCGTTGGCAAGACATCAACAACAGTGATACGGATAGCCCCAATAGCTACTGGAATAATTGTTACGAAGCTATTGCAGCTGCGAACCATGCTTTGGCTGCAATCGAAACCAATAATTTCGGAAAGGAAATTTCCGCATTCAAAGGTGAAGCTTTGGTTGCAAGGGCGTATGCGCATTTTATGCTCGTCAATTTCTTTGCGAAAGTTTATGACTATAAAAATCCGCAGGGTAATACCTCTCCCGGAATTCCATATGTGACAGAACCGGAGACCGTGGTGATCAAAAAATATGATCGTGGAACGGTGAAGTCTGTTTATGATAATATTCGGAAGGATCTAGAAGAAGGATTAGCGCTTTTAGACGGGAATCCAGCAGAATGGAATGTACCTAAATACCATTTTACACCAGCTGCTGCGCATGCTTTTGCAACACGCTTTTATCTGTTTACTGGTGAGTGGCAAAAAGTGGTTGACAATGCTAACAAAATTTTTGCGGGAGGAAATTTTGCAGGAAAATTAATTCCTTATAATTCCACATTCAAGAAAATGACCTTCGAGGAGTTACATACGGTCTTTTCCAAGGCCGATCAACCTTATAGTTTGTTGATTAATGAAACTTACAGTGGTTATCAACGCTGGTGGGATAATCGTTATGCTATGGGGATCAATGTGTTTCAAAAGATTTATAATGGTACTACTGCTGCAGGAGCGAAGTTTTATAATTTCGGTGTCTCCTATGGTGCTCCACACTATACTACTTATATCTGGAAGGAATTTTGGTATGTAACAAATGCAACCGCAAATACGGGATTTCCTATGCTTATGGTCCCGGTATTAATTACAGATGAGGCACTAATGAATCGGGCAGAGGCTTATTTGGAATTGGGAAATAATGCAGCTGGTATTGCAGATATGAATTTAATGGCAAGTAATCGAATAGATGGTTACAATCCTACAAACCATGCTGTAACGGCTGCAAAATCCAAAGCATTTTTTGGTGTTCAAGATGATAAGGAAGCACTTATTCAAACGGTTCTACAATTTAAACAAGTTGGATTTATGTCGATGGGTTTACGTTGGTTCGATATTATTCGTAAAGGCATAACAGTAAGACATCTTGTTATTGCCAACGATGAGAGTGAGTCTTATATCGAATTAAAACCTGAGGATCCACGGCGTGTTTTCCAGATCCCACAAGAAGCGAAGTTGTCAGGTGTTGAACAAAATCCAAGGTAATTTTATGAAAACGATAATAAAAACATGTATAATAGTCGGTCTGTTCGCCAGTTTATATTCCTGTGTAAAAGAGGAGAAGCTGAATACTAAAATTGAAAATTACGATACCTTTGTTCCAGGAGCTATTGACGAATGGATTACAAAGAATCTGACCGATCCCTATAATATTGAAGTAGTCTACCGGTATCAGCGAAATATGCATGATATTAATAAAAATATAGCACCGGCAGACGAATCCAAGGTTATTCCACAAATGGATGTGGTAATTAATGGATTTTTGGATGTTTATAAGAAAATCGGGGGAGTACCCTTTATAAAAACATACACACCCAAACAGTTTGCTTTATTTGGATCAGGTGATTACGATGTGGATGGCTCAGTAAAAGGAGGAACTGCAGACGGAGGTAGAAGGATCACTTTGTATGGGATTAATAATTTTGACATTGCGAATTCAAATTCTGTAACCGGTAACCTTCAGGTTATTCACCATGAATTTACCCATATCCTAAATCAGATGAGATTTATCCCTGCTGAGTTTGGAAAAATATGTGCAGGTGATTATTACTCGAATTGGACTGCACAGGAGAATGACCAGGCAAAAGCAAGATCATTGGGCTTCATTACACCTTATTCGAGAAAGTCGATCGGGGAAGATTTTGCCGAAGTCTTATCACATTTAATTGTCGCTGGTCAATTATATTATGACGATTTTGCTTACGATAGTGGAAAGGATGCTTATCCCAAGTTTAAGCAAAAGGAGGCGATTGTACGGGATTACATGATGCAGAATTTTAACATTGATGTAACGCAATTGCAGATTGAATTTCAGCGCGTCATGTCGGAAAAATACAAATCTACACGTTATTCCGCTACAACGGCATTGAGCAATGACTATGTTGGTTCGTTGGACTGGGATATCCGAAACACCTGGGGATTAGAAAACACGATTTCCAGCAAGCAAAGATCACTATTTATGGCAATTTTGGATGAGCTCGGAGGCTGGACCACCAAATCAATGACCTTCCAGTTTGTCTCCGCTACAAAGGCGACTTTAAACATTGGATTTGGCGATAATAATGTAACCTACACGGCATCCTATGACTTTGATATTGTTAAAAACGCAGACAATACATTTAAAATCGCTAAGTCGGCGACCCAAGGGACAGGCAATAATTATGGTAATGGTACCATCGATTGGGTATTAGAAGATACGCAACCCCTGATCGATTATTTGGGCAGTACTAGTTTTTCAGCCGACTGGAAACAAGTCGATTTGTCGGTCAATCCGAGCGATTATCTGCAATTTTTGATCTTAAAAGATATAAAGGATCCAAATGCAACATTTATGGGCAAAGTAAATTTGAGGAAGTATTAGATTATGAAAAAGATATTTTATTTAATGTTTTTGGTCCTATTGGCTTTCAGTTGTAGCAAACCAAAAGAAATGGATCCCATATTCGGTAATCCCGATGATAGGATTTCCGATACATTATTGTATGTTAAAAAGACATTGGTAGATGCACCATACGGGTGGAAAGCTTATACAACCACGGAGATATCCAAAGGGGGATATGGCTTCTATATGCAGTTTGGTGAAAATGATCGATTAAAGATGGTTGCGGATTTGAACGAGAATACATCTTCCGTAATAAAGGAGTCCACCTATCGCATACGTCAGATAATGTATGCTACGCTTTCTTTTGATACGTATAACTATATTACTATGTTGCAAGATCCAGATCCTAGTGTTTTTGGTGGAACAGCTGGGAAAGGGCATGGTAGTGACAATGAATACGATTACGTGAAGACTCATGGCGATACCTTGTTCTTTCAGGGACGTAAGTTTATTAGACCGCTTATTCTGGTTAAAGCAAAAGAAGATGAAGCAAAAAAATATACTTCAAAGGGCTATCTTGATGTAATTAACAAAAATAAAGCATTTTTTAAGAAAAACCCGTTAACTTCGATTGTTGTGGGCAATGTGGAAGCAGAATTGGCATTTGGTTTTCGAACCAAAAGAATGTCTATTATTACTGCCAATGCAGATGGAAGTTTTTCTTCTTCCTTTGTTGAATTCTGTAATACAATAGATGGACTTGAAATCGTTGGTGGCGTCCTAATAAATAATGTTCAACTAAAACGTTTCATATGGAAGGATGAGAATTCTCTTGTTGGGCTTGACAAAGATGGCAAGGAATATCCGTTGAAAATTAATGCTTCTTCTGTTGTTCCGTATCTTACAGCTTTAGGAGCAAGTTTCTCTGTGATTACCATTCCGGATGTGACCACGTATAATGGGTGGAGTACAAATTTTGCGACACGTAAAGCGCAAGCAAAAGCGGGAATTAATAGATGGGGATTTGATGGGGTTAATTTCTTTATTTTAAGGACTATAGATTTTAAGTTCCAATCTGTTAATAAAAGAATGACTATTGTGTTTAATACGACATACGAAGGTTCTAAAACATTCACCCTAACGTATAATTATACCTACGCCGTTGAAAATGGTAAATTTAAATTTACATTAAGCGGAACACCTACGGGAAAT
Proteins encoded in this window:
- a CDS encoding RagB/SusD family nutrient uptake outer membrane protein, which encodes MKLTHLKYLFISSTLLLSSCNKYLDQQPDMRAEINTVDKVKRLITSAYPFGNYLAMAETYSDNVEDKGVGGLYQPVPSLYRWQDINNSDTDSPNSYWNNCYEAIAAANHALAAIETNNFGKEISAFKGEALVARAYAHFMLVNFFAKVYDYKNPQGNTSPGIPYVTEPETVVIKKYDRGTVKSVYDNIRKDLEEGLALLDGNPAEWNVPKYHFTPAAAHAFATRFYLFTGEWQKVVDNANKIFAGGNFAGKLIPYNSTFKKMTFEELHTVFSKADQPYSLLINETYSGYQRWWDNRYAMGINVFQKIYNGTTAAGAKFYNFGVSYGAPHYTTYIWKEFWYVTNATANTGFPMLMVPVLITDEALMNRAEAYLELGNNAAGIADMNLMASNRIDGYNPTNHAVTAAKSKAFFGVQDDKEALIQTVLQFKQVGFMSMGLRWFDIIRKGITVRHLVIANDESESYIELKPEDPRRVFQIPQEAKLSGVEQNPR
- a CDS encoding substrate import-associated zinc metallohydrolase lipoprotein — its product is MKTIIKTCIIVGLFASLYSCVKEEKLNTKIENYDTFVPGAIDEWITKNLTDPYNIEVVYRYQRNMHDINKNIAPADESKVIPQMDVVINGFLDVYKKIGGVPFIKTYTPKQFALFGSGDYDVDGSVKGGTADGGRRITLYGINNFDIANSNSVTGNLQVIHHEFTHILNQMRFIPAEFGKICAGDYYSNWTAQENDQAKARSLGFITPYSRKSIGEDFAEVLSHLIVAGQLYYDDFAYDSGKDAYPKFKQKEAIVRDYMMQNFNIDVTQLQIEFQRVMSEKYKSTRYSATTALSNDYVGSLDWDIRNTWGLENTISSKQRSLFMAILDELGGWTTKSMTFQFVSATKATLNIGFGDNNVTYTASYDFDIVKNADNTFKIAKSATQGTGNNYGNGTIDWVLEDTQPLIDYLGSTSFSADWKQVDLSVNPSDYLQFLILKDIKDPNATFMGKVNLRKY
- a CDS encoding DUF4302 domain-containing protein, whose protein sequence is MKKIFYLMFLVLLAFSCSKPKEMDPIFGNPDDRISDTLLYVKKTLVDAPYGWKAYTTTEISKGGYGFYMQFGENDRLKMVADLNENTSSVIKESTYRIRQIMYATLSFDTYNYITMLQDPDPSVFGGTAGKGHGSDNEYDYVKTHGDTLFFQGRKFIRPLILVKAKEDEAKKYTSKGYLDVINKNKAFFKKNPLTSIVVGNVEAELAFGFRTKRMSIITANADGSFSSSFVEFCNTIDGLEIVGGVLINNVQLKRFIWKDENSLVGLDKDGKEYPLKINASSVVPYLTALGASFSVITIPDVTTYNGWSTNFATRKAQAKAGINRWGFDGVNFFILRTIDFKFQSVNKRMTIVFNTTYEGSKTFTLTYNYTYAVENGKFKFTLSGTPTGNDGALYNDVRYLLQERINVDTFELGYFVNSETGEVMSQFKSVEHPDFYFTGQNN